The following are from one region of the Endozoicomonas sp. 4G genome:
- a CDS encoding ABC transporter permease, producing MAKPSGLKGITNSLQRIFSILMKEFRQLSRDHATFAMIVIIPLVELLLFGFAINTDVREIPVGIVDNSQTYFSRALVDAVRATQVIRIVRHDALPQEAEEALQDGKISAALVIPSDFNQRLVDGRVPAQWLVDGSDPTISAAIIKLQRMPFSAVTGIQPKSSRELFRVALYYNPEQRSAVNTVPGLVGVILTMTMIMFTAAALVRERERGNLELLIATPVHPIELMIGKIVPYIFAGFIQTGIIMSLGHLIFNVPFVGSIFEMLLATMLFIVASLTVGLIISTCAQTQLQASQMTIFILLPSILLSGFMFPYEGMPRAAQWLSELLPATHYMRLMRGIVLRGAELRDMTTDVAYLSIFTIVGLVVAAKRFKKSLD from the coding sequence AGCTGTCACGTGATCACGCCACCTTTGCCATGATCGTCATTATCCCCCTGGTTGAATTGCTGCTATTTGGCTTCGCTATCAATACCGATGTCAGAGAGATACCGGTCGGTATTGTCGATAACAGCCAAACTTACTTCAGCCGGGCGCTTGTGGATGCAGTGAGGGCGACCCAGGTGATCAGAATTGTTCGTCATGATGCGCTCCCGCAGGAGGCAGAAGAGGCACTGCAAGACGGAAAAATCAGTGCTGCCCTGGTTATTCCATCTGACTTCAACCAGCGGCTAGTGGATGGCAGAGTACCCGCACAGTGGCTGGTGGACGGTTCAGACCCCACGATCAGCGCAGCCATTATCAAGCTCCAGAGAATGCCTTTTTCAGCCGTCACAGGCATTCAGCCGAAGTCCTCGAGAGAGCTTTTCAGAGTGGCTCTTTATTACAACCCGGAGCAACGATCTGCCGTTAATACGGTTCCTGGTCTGGTGGGCGTTATTCTCACCATGACGATGATTATGTTCACTGCTGCCGCGTTGGTACGCGAACGGGAAAGGGGGAACCTGGAACTGCTGATCGCGACACCGGTCCACCCAATAGAGCTGATGATTGGCAAGATCGTTCCCTATATTTTTGCAGGTTTTATTCAGACCGGCATTATTATGTCACTGGGTCACCTGATTTTTAATGTACCCTTTGTCGGCAGTATTTTCGAGATGTTGCTGGCTACGATGCTGTTTATTGTAGCCAGTCTGACCGTGGGACTGATTATCTCCACCTGTGCACAAACGCAATTGCAGGCTTCACAAATGACCATTTTCATTCTGCTGCCTTCCATTCTGTTGTCAGGGTTTATGTTTCCTTATGAAGGCATGCCAAGAGCGGCTCAATGGTTGTCCGAACTCTTGCCTGCAACCCACTATATGCGGTTGATGAGGGGTATTGTTTTAAGAGGTGCAGAGTTACGCGATATGACGACAGATGTAGCTTACCTGAGTATTTTTACTATCGTTGGATTAGTGGTTGCAGCAAAACGATTTAAGAAAAGTCTGGATTAG